A genome region from Psychrobacter jeotgali includes the following:
- the trmB gene encoding tRNA (guanosine(46)-N7)-methyltransferase TrmB: MSQNPSNNDTADNASNSPSSADNRIDNTESDKHIRTVQTFMKRRTHMNKNAEQALSDPEFAQYIVNNGMGEGQLDGINDLRSLFVDSPNGSNAPLTLEIGFGLGDSLIEMAAADPTRNFVGIEVHEPGIGKCAYMAGSQSLENIKIINGDAIELLKQLPENHIDRIQLYFPDPWQKKRHYKRRFVSPERMAVVTRSLKKGGWFHTATDWEHYAFWMVEVLDDFSGLTNQAGTGNFTKRPDFRPMTKFERRGIERGHSVWDLIYIKD; the protein is encoded by the coding sequence ATGAGTCAAAATCCTAGTAATAACGATACCGCTGATAACGCTAGCAATAGTCCTAGCAGTGCTGATAACCGTATTGATAATACCGAATCTGATAAGCATATCAGAACCGTCCAAACCTTTATGAAACGGCGCACGCACATGAATAAAAATGCAGAACAAGCGTTGAGTGATCCTGAGTTCGCTCAGTATATTGTTAATAATGGTATGGGTGAAGGTCAGCTTGACGGTATTAATGACCTGCGTTCACTATTTGTAGATAGCCCTAATGGCAGTAATGCGCCGCTCACTTTAGAGATCGGCTTTGGACTTGGCGACTCCTTAATTGAGATGGCTGCTGCTGATCCGACCCGTAACTTTGTCGGTATTGAAGTTCATGAGCCTGGAATTGGTAAGTGTGCCTATATGGCCGGTAGTCAAAGTCTGGAGAATATCAAAATTATTAATGGTGACGCTATTGAGCTGCTTAAGCAACTACCGGAGAATCACATAGACCGTATTCAGCTTTATTTTCCTGATCCTTGGCAAAAGAAGCGGCATTATAAGCGCCGTTTTGTTAGTCCAGAGCGAATGGCAGTCGTGACTCGCAGTTTAAAGAAAGGTGGCTGGTTCCATACCGCTACGGATTGGGAGCATTATGCTTTTTGGATGGTTGAAGTTTTAGACGACTTTTCAGGATTGACCAACCAAGCAGGTACTGGCAACTTTACTAAACGTCCTGACTTTCGCCCTATGACTAAATTTGAGCGTCGTGGTATCGAGCGTGGTCACAGCGTTTGGGATTTAATTTATATTAAAGATTAG
- the recA gene encoding recombinase RecA, producing the protein MDENKAKALKAALGQIEKQFGKNTIMHLGDDSAALDVDVVSTGSLGLDIALGIGGLPKGRIVEIYGPESSGKTTMTLQAIAECQKQGGTCAFIDAEHALDPVYARKLGVNTDDLLVSQPDNGEQALEITDMLVRSGAIDMIVIDSVAALTPRAEIEGEMGDSHMGLQARLMSQALRKITGNAKRSNCMVVFINQIRMKIGVMFGSPETTTGGNALKFYASVRMDIRRIGAVKNGDEIIGNQTRVKVIKNKMAPPFRQAEFEITYGEGTNHLAEVIDLGVEIGAVGKAGAWYSYGDEKIGQGKANSVIFLKENPAIAEEIEAKIRAEKLGTATDDKQPETETDLEAAEVQ; encoded by the coding sequence ATGGACGAGAATAAAGCCAAAGCACTAAAAGCAGCGTTGGGTCAAATCGAAAAGCAATTTGGTAAAAACACCATTATGCATTTAGGTGATGATTCAGCAGCATTAGATGTCGATGTGGTTTCCACAGGCTCGCTGGGGCTGGATATTGCTCTTGGTATTGGCGGCTTACCCAAAGGCCGTATCGTAGAGATTTACGGCCCTGAAAGCTCAGGTAAAACCACCATGACCCTGCAAGCTATTGCCGAATGTCAAAAACAAGGTGGCACTTGCGCTTTTATCGACGCCGAACACGCTTTAGATCCTGTTTATGCTCGTAAGCTTGGGGTTAATACAGACGACTTACTTGTCTCACAGCCTGATAATGGCGAACAAGCGCTTGAGATTACCGATATGCTCGTTCGTTCAGGTGCTATCGATATGATCGTTATTGACTCGGTTGCTGCTTTGACTCCGCGTGCGGAGATTGAAGGGGAGATGGGCGACTCACATATGGGCTTGCAAGCTCGTCTGATGAGCCAAGCTTTACGTAAAATCACCGGTAACGCCAAACGCTCTAACTGTATGGTAGTGTTTATTAACCAAATCCGTATGAAAATCGGCGTAATGTTCGGTAGCCCTGAGACCACTACGGGTGGTAACGCTCTTAAATTCTACGCCTCGGTGCGTATGGATATTCGCCGGATTGGCGCGGTTAAAAATGGTGATGAAATCATCGGTAACCAAACCCGAGTCAAAGTTATTAAGAACAAAATGGCCCCTCCTTTCCGTCAAGCTGAGTTCGAGATTACTTACGGCGAGGGAACTAACCATTTAGCTGAAGTTATCGACTTAGGGGTTGAGATTGGCGCAGTTGGCAAAGCTGGTGCATGGTATAGCTATGGCGATGAAAAAATCGGTCAAGGTAAAGCCAACTCGGTGATCTTCTTAAAAGAAAACCCAGCGATTGCTGAAGAGATCGAAGCAAAAATTCGTGCTGAAAAATTGGGGACAGCCACGGATGATAAACAACCTGAAACTGAGACGGACCTAGAAGCAGCAGAAGTACAATAA
- a CDS encoding regulatory protein RecX, which translates to MQIKTLAEILAESDADSAKSTLSKSKETVAKNTARKPVRHVKKESSDLYRRPNDSNKDSSFVENSDTDTRHGIQSSNTAVTKKPPRSKGKKRKKRFHPAAPFSSETTDTPIYQPPEPQSIQEMLAEVKNKVHGTEAQNTDNATEANLELHVDSQSNNQADNLPSALKAYLRTPEQRQAEVDAIKAESRLRWLAFYYLSRREYGKTELKQKLLDKEQDPDQIDALLDEFEQKGYQSDYRTTLMLIRENIRKGRGRGRIEQEFYRKKVAMPDNIDELIDMANAESEEFSEFVDNDNDSLVEGVDWLKLAVTARTKKYGDDIPIDQKEKARQLRFLQYRGFKTNICFQALNYTLDTLDERF; encoded by the coding sequence ATGCAGATTAAAACATTAGCCGAAATATTAGCTGAGTCGGATGCCGATTCAGCTAAATCTACGCTGTCTAAATCAAAAGAAACAGTAGCGAAAAATACAGCTAGAAAACCCGTTAGACATGTCAAAAAAGAATCTAGTGACCTATATCGACGCCCTAATGATTCTAATAAAGACTCTTCTTTTGTTGAAAACTCCGATACTGATACTAGGCATGGTATTCAGTCCTCTAATACAGCTGTTACAAAAAAGCCTCCCCGCTCTAAAGGCAAAAAACGTAAAAAACGCTTTCATCCTGCAGCTCCTTTCAGCTCTGAAACCACGGATACTCCTATATATCAGCCTCCTGAACCTCAAAGTATTCAAGAAATGCTAGCTGAAGTTAAAAACAAGGTTCATGGGACTGAGGCACAAAATACTGATAATGCTACAGAAGCAAACTTAGAGCTTCATGTGGATAGTCAGTCTAATAACCAAGCTGACAATCTACCGTCTGCTCTCAAAGCTTATTTACGCACGCCTGAGCAGCGTCAGGCAGAAGTCGATGCCATTAAAGCTGAGAGTCGCTTACGTTGGTTGGCCTTTTATTATTTATCACGCCGCGAGTACGGCAAAACAGAGCTTAAGCAGAAGCTGCTCGATAAAGAGCAAGATCCTGACCAAATTGATGCGCTGCTAGATGAATTCGAACAAAAAGGTTATCAGAGTGATTACCGTACTACTTTGATGCTGATTCGTGAGAACATCCGTAAAGGCAGAGGTCGCGGCCGTATTGAACAAGAGTTTTATCGTAAGAAAGTCGCTATGCCTGATAATATTGACGAGCTGATCGACATGGCAAATGCAGAGTCTGAGGAGTTTAGCGAGTTCGTTGATAATGATAACGATAGTTTAGTAGAGGGGGTCGATTGGCTCAAATTAGCCGTGACTGCTCGCACTAAGAAGTATGGTGATGACATTCCTATTGATCAAAAGGAAAAGGCGAGACAATTGCGGTTTTTGCAATACCGCGGCTTTAAAACTAATATCTGTTTTCAGGCGCTTAACTATACTCTGGATACCTTAGACGAACGTTTTTGA
- a CDS encoding YidB family protein, which yields MSLLGNLVSQVARSAMDPEDAHRNPVNQRTTLRRTGGLGDILGSVLGANSSQARDYNPQRYERQPDNGFGLDDLLGGLTGGTQRGGMNSGAGGLGDILGSVLGGNQRSRSGFGGKGMLIAALMPMVLSWIQRNGGLSGALSKITGMGYDNQARSWLSTNDTNDNLDPNDISRLFDENEIQQVAAHTGANDAEVRQGLAELLPEVFNQLTPQGNLNNETEANQEIEQIVSQLSSRLGTLK from the coding sequence ATGAGCTTATTAGGTAATTTAGTTTCGCAAGTAGCACGCAGCGCTATGGATCCAGAAGATGCGCATCGTAATCCTGTCAACCAGCGTACCACTCTGCGTCGTACTGGCGGCTTAGGGGATATTCTGGGTAGTGTTCTAGGAGCAAACAGTAGCCAAGCTCGTGACTATAATCCGCAGCGTTATGAGCGTCAGCCTGACAATGGTTTTGGTTTGGATGATTTGTTAGGTGGATTGACTGGTGGCACTCAGCGCGGCGGAATGAACTCTGGGGCAGGAGGACTGGGTGATATACTAGGTAGCGTGCTGGGTGGTAATCAGCGTAGTAGGAGCGGCTTTGGCGGTAAAGGGATGCTGATAGCGGCGCTTATGCCTATGGTTCTTAGTTGGATTCAGCGTAATGGTGGTTTGAGCGGGGCATTATCAAAGATAACGGGGATGGGTTATGATAATCAGGCGCGCTCTTGGCTGAGTACTAACGATACCAACGACAATCTAGACCCTAATGATATCAGCCGTTTATTTGATGAAAATGAGATTCAGCAGGTTGCTGCCCATACTGGTGCTAATGATGCAGAAGTGCGTCAAGGCTTGGCTGAATTATTGCCCGAGGTTTTCAATCAATTAACGCCGCAAGGTAATCTGAATAATGAAACTGAAGCCAATCAGGAAATTGAGCAGATCGTCAGCCAGTTATCAAGCCGCTTAGGGACGTTGAAATAA
- a CDS encoding FAD assembly factor SdhE produces the protein MTAVTNHPASQPEPTNEQRRIIYQARRGLKELDFYIDPYVKELYLFASPTEQETFAEMLTYEDPDLLDYFTNQSQPEDKAVWELVNKIKKWRHEQDLV, from the coding sequence ATGACAGCAGTAACCAATCATCCAGCCAGTCAACCTGAACCCACTAATGAGCAACGTCGTATCATTTATCAGGCACGCCGTGGCCTTAAAGAGTTAGATTTCTATATCGACCCTTATGTAAAAGAGTTGTACCTTTTCGCATCACCTACTGAGCAAGAAACCTTTGCTGAGATGCTTACCTATGAAGATCCAGATTTATTGGATTATTTTACCAATCAAAGCCAACCCGAGGATAAAGCTGTATGGGAGCTGGTTAATAAAATCAAAAAGTGGCGTCATGAACAAGATTTAGTGTAG
- the folP gene encoding dihydropteroate synthase — protein sequence MSLFNPLPIYTVSSGDKILDLSQPQVMGILNVTPDSFSDGGRFNGVQQAVAHCQEMLKAGAKIIDIGGESTRPNAKTVTTEEEIERVVPVVKAVRQYCGESVWLSIDTSNPVVMQAAFEAGADIWNDVRALKRDGAAQMAAKLDIPVMLMHMRGEPTTMNNLAQYDDVVATVHTELSTRIEEVVALGVKRNKLIIDPGFGFAKNYQHHCTLLTQLNSLQALGLPMMFGISRKRFLAEVLTKSGVEAVATTQAVERDPIGTAAGLFALQQGACIIRTHNVAMMQQAVALWQQLSIHCQSCN from the coding sequence ATGTCGTTATTTAATCCGCTTCCTATTTATACCGTTTCCAGCGGTGATAAAATCCTTGATTTGTCCCAGCCGCAGGTTATGGGTATATTGAATGTTACCCCTGATTCCTTTTCAGATGGCGGCCGGTTCAATGGGGTGCAACAGGCAGTCGCCCATTGTCAAGAGATGCTAAAGGCAGGAGCAAAGATTATCGATATTGGTGGTGAATCTACCCGCCCAAATGCCAAAACTGTGACCACTGAGGAAGAGATTGAGCGTGTCGTGCCTGTTGTTAAGGCGGTCCGCCAATATTGTGGTGAGAGTGTTTGGTTGTCGATCGATACCAGCAATCCTGTGGTCATGCAGGCGGCATTTGAGGCAGGTGCTGATATTTGGAATGATGTGCGGGCGCTCAAGCGCGATGGTGCTGCACAGATGGCCGCTAAGCTCGATATACCAGTAATGCTGATGCATATGCGTGGTGAGCCCACTACTATGAATAATTTGGCGCAATACGATGATGTGGTCGCTACGGTTCATACCGAACTTAGCACTCGTATAGAGGAAGTAGTAGCACTGGGCGTAAAGCGTAATAAGCTAATTATTGATCCTGGGTTTGGCTTCGCTAAAAATTATCAGCATCACTGCACCCTATTAACTCAGCTTAATAGCTTACAAGCGCTTGGGTTGCCGATGATGTTTGGTATATCACGTAAGCGTTTTTTGGCAGAGGTACTTACCAAGAGTGGCGTGGAGGCAGTAGCTACTACTCAAGCAGTTGAGCGAGATCCTATTGGTACTGCTGCTGGACTGTTTGCCTTACAGCAAGGTGCCTGTATTATTCGTACTCATAACGTTGCGATGATGCAGCAGGCAGTAGCACTTTGGCAGCAATTATCTATTCATTGTCAGTCCTGCAATTAG
- the ftsH gene encoding ATP-dependent zinc metalloprotease FtsH, protein MSDMVKNTLLWLVVIGILVLVFSGFDQSSEPDNLNYSEFVTAVSENQVASVEIDGEQITGEKKNGSTFETVRPAVADEQLMPLLRENQVEVVGTAPKRQSVLMQLLIASFPILLIIGLFLFFMRNMQGGAGGKGGGPMSFGKSKAKMLTEDQINVNFEDVAGCEEAKEEVVEVVEFLRDPDKFTKLGATIPRGILMVGPPGTGKTLLARAIAGEAKVPFFSISGSDFVEMFVGVGASRVRDMFEQAKKSAPCIIFIDEIDAVGRHRGSGMGGGNDEREQTLNQLLVEMDGFEGNEGVIVIAATNRADVLDKALLRPGRFDRQVQVGLPDIKGREQILKVHLRKLPNTIGVDAHALARGTPGFSGAQLANLVNEAALFAARRNKRSVDMNDFEDAKDKLYMGPERKSMVIREEERRATAYHEAGHALVAELLPGTDPVHKVTIMPRGFALGVTWQLPEHDQTSMNKSKMLSDIAILFGGRIAEEVFINQMSTGASNDFERATKMARAMVTKYGMSDALGIMVYEDDDSSQGYFGGGGRTISEATQQKVDEEVRRMLEEQYDIARELIEGNQDKMHAMVDALMKWETIDRDQLQDILAGEEPRPPRVYQPNEVNLSKDDVKTTGSTPPPLPAM, encoded by the coding sequence GTGAGCGACATGGTAAAAAATACCTTATTGTGGCTGGTGGTAATCGGCATTTTGGTGCTGGTATTTAGCGGCTTTGATCAGTCATCGGAGCCGGATAACCTTAACTATTCTGAATTTGTGACCGCAGTGTCTGAAAATCAGGTAGCCAGCGTTGAAATCGACGGAGAGCAAATCACCGGTGAAAAGAAAAATGGCTCAACTTTTGAGACCGTTAGGCCTGCTGTAGCCGATGAACAGCTCATGCCATTGCTGCGTGAAAATCAAGTTGAGGTGGTAGGTACTGCCCCTAAACGTCAAAGTGTATTGATGCAATTACTAATTGCCAGCTTCCCAATTCTGCTGATTATTGGTCTGTTTTTATTCTTTATGCGTAATATGCAAGGCGGCGCCGGTGGTAAAGGCGGTGGGCCAATGAGCTTTGGTAAATCAAAAGCTAAGATGCTTACTGAAGATCAGATTAATGTTAATTTTGAAGACGTCGCTGGTTGTGAAGAAGCCAAAGAAGAAGTCGTAGAAGTGGTCGAGTTCTTACGAGACCCTGACAAATTTACTAAGCTTGGAGCGACTATTCCACGTGGTATCTTGATGGTAGGTCCGCCGGGTACGGGTAAAACACTACTAGCAAGAGCGATTGCTGGTGAAGCAAAAGTACCTTTCTTCTCAATCTCAGGTTCTGATTTCGTTGAAATGTTCGTAGGTGTCGGTGCATCACGTGTGCGCGACATGTTTGAGCAAGCGAAGAAAAGTGCTCCTTGTATCATCTTTATTGATGAGATTGATGCAGTAGGTCGTCATCGCGGCTCAGGTATGGGCGGCGGTAACGATGAGCGTGAACAGACATTGAACCAGTTATTGGTTGAAATGGATGGTTTTGAAGGTAACGAAGGCGTTATCGTAATAGCTGCGACTAACCGCGCTGACGTACTGGATAAAGCCTTATTGCGCCCAGGACGTTTTGACCGTCAAGTACAAGTAGGCTTGCCGGATATTAAAGGTCGTGAGCAGATTTTAAAAGTACATTTGAGAAAGCTGCCTAATACTATCGGCGTTGATGCCCATGCGTTAGCTCGTGGTACTCCAGGATTTAGCGGTGCCCAGTTGGCTAACCTTGTGAACGAAGCGGCATTATTTGCGGCTCGCCGTAACAAGCGCAGCGTTGATATGAATGACTTTGAAGATGCTAAAGACAAGCTCTATATGGGCCCTGAACGCAAATCGATGGTTATCCGTGAAGAAGAGCGCCGTGCCACTGCTTATCATGAAGCAGGACATGCGCTAGTCGCTGAGTTGCTGCCAGGTACGGATCCGGTGCATAAGGTTACTATTATGCCGCGCGGTTTTGCTCTTGGTGTCACTTGGCAGTTGCCTGAGCACGATCAAACTAGTATGAATAAGTCAAAAATGCTTAGCGACATTGCAATCTTATTCGGTGGTCGTATTGCTGAAGAGGTATTTATCAATCAGATGTCGACGGGTGCCTCAAATGACTTTGAGCGAGCAACTAAAATGGCGCGTGCTATGGTTACTAAGTATGGCATGTCAGATGCATTAGGTATCATGGTCTACGAAGACGATGACAGCTCGCAGGGTTATTTTGGTGGTGGCGGTCGTACTATCTCAGAAGCTACGCAGCAAAAGGTTGATGAAGAAGTACGCCGGATGCTAGAAGAGCAGTATGATATCGCTCGCGAACTGATCGAAGGTAACCAAGATAAGATGCATGCCATGGTTGATGCACTTATGAAGTGGGAAACGATTGATCGTGATCAGCTGCAAGATATCTTAGCGGGAGAAGAACCTCGTCCACCTAGAGTCTATCAGCCTAACGAAGTGAACTTATCAAAAGACGATGTTAAGACTACAGGCTCTACGCCACCACCCTTACCAGCGATGTAG
- a CDS encoding RlmE family RNA methyltransferase: protein MATRIENKKLSKSSRAWMKEHIDDHYVKQAHKDGYRARAAYKLLEINEKTNLINKGMTVVDLGSAPGSWSQVASRLVGEQGVLIASDILPMDALADVTFIQGDFREAEVFDSIMAEVGDRQVDVVLSDMAPNTSGNSAVDQPRMIYLCELAVDFALATLPEGGALIMKVFQGEGTQELRKQMQADFSKIRSIKPGASRPRSKEIFWIAIK, encoded by the coding sequence TTGGCCACCCGTATTGAAAATAAAAAGTTGTCAAAGAGTAGCCGCGCTTGGATGAAAGAGCATATTGATGATCATTATGTAAAACAAGCACACAAGGATGGCTACCGAGCGCGTGCAGCTTATAAGCTACTCGAGATCAATGAGAAAACCAATCTTATCAATAAAGGGATGACCGTAGTTGATTTAGGCAGTGCGCCTGGTAGTTGGTCACAAGTGGCGAGCAGGCTAGTGGGTGAGCAAGGAGTGCTAATCGCCTCTGATATCTTACCTATGGACGCCTTAGCTGATGTCACGTTTATTCAGGGCGATTTTCGTGAGGCCGAAGTTTTCGATAGCATTATGGCAGAGGTAGGCGATAGGCAGGTAGATGTGGTGCTATCTGATATGGCTCCTAATACCTCCGGTAACAGCGCTGTGGATCAACCACGCATGATTTATCTATGCGAGCTGGCGGTAGACTTTGCTCTAGCTACCTTACCAGAAGGTGGCGCGCTTATTATGAAAGTGTTTCAAGGCGAAGGCACTCAAGAATTACGTAAGCAAATGCAGGCTGATTTTAGTAAAATTCGTAGTATTAAGCCTGGAGCATCACGTCCGCGTTCAAAAGAGATATTTTGGATAGCTATAAAATAG
- a CDS encoding YhbY family RNA-binding protein, producing MELDNATIKRLKGIGHELKPIVMIGSNGITPAITEEIDRALNDHELIKVKLPAGSKHDRDLVSTELATTANANVIHTIGRMALLLRQNPNANPKLSNLIRHAQ from the coding sequence ATGGAACTTGATAACGCTACAATTAAACGCTTAAAAGGTATTGGTCATGAGCTCAAGCCTATCGTTATGATAGGGAGCAATGGTATCACTCCTGCTATCACTGAAGAGATTGACCGAGCTTTGAATGATCATGAGCTGATTAAAGTAAAACTACCAGCCGGTAGTAAGCATGATCGCGACTTAGTTAGCACTGAGCTTGCTACTACTGCTAACGCTAACGTGATTCATACTATTGGACGTATGGCATTATTACTACGCCAAAACCCAAATGCTAACCCTAAACTATCGAACTTAATACGTCATGCTCAATAA
- a CDS encoding DOMON domain-containing protein, which yields MSQLFNLQLATNTLLADAQQLGVAIEQLQKIEVRVKAAVVLQPKAKLQLHYSIKLPCLTLATQLDWPTWELNQVVFTDYLWERTCLECFIAGDLLDAQQPSSYIELNACPNGRYALYKFDNYRTPASLPPRPLLRATENLYAAITWTNIPIDANLSSNLYGTAAKLAPPSKLINSAKTITTATFMAAYHYKRSFELPLDQLNSEPFNNDNSKVFGISKLQPCVILKFGAINLYFASAHPHPPDFHQRHYWSHVDDRQIISYH from the coding sequence ATGAGCCAGCTATTTAACCTACAATTGGCGACCAATACTTTGTTAGCGGATGCTCAACAGCTTGGTGTCGCTATAGAGCAGCTCCAAAAAATTGAGGTTCGAGTTAAAGCAGCAGTTGTACTGCAGCCAAAAGCAAAGTTGCAGCTGCACTACAGTATAAAGCTGCCATGCCTGACTTTAGCTACGCAATTAGATTGGCCTACTTGGGAGCTTAATCAAGTAGTGTTTACTGATTATTTATGGGAGCGTACGTGCCTTGAATGCTTCATAGCTGGCGACCTTTTAGATGCCCAGCAACCATCAAGCTATATTGAGCTTAATGCCTGCCCCAATGGACGATATGCACTTTACAAGTTTGACAATTATCGGACACCAGCTTCATTGCCGCCCAGACCTTTACTTAGAGCAACCGAAAACCTTTATGCCGCCATTACTTGGACCAATATTCCAATAGATGCCAATCTATCATCAAATCTTTATGGTACAGCAGCTAAGTTAGCGCCACCTTCTAAACTTATCAACTCTGCTAAGACGATAACAACCGCTACTTTTATGGCAGCTTATCACTATAAGCGAAGCTTTGAGTTGCCCCTAGACCAACTAAACTCTGAGCCGTTTAATAATGATAACTCTAAAGTTTTTGGTATTAGCAAGCTACAGCCTTGTGTCATTTTAAAGTTCGGTGCAATCAACTTATACTTTGCCAGTGCTCACCCTCACCCACCTGACTTTCATCAACGCCACTATTGGTCTCATGTTGATGATCGACAAATAATCAGCTACCACTGA